One segment of Camelus ferus isolate YT-003-E chromosome 26, BCGSAC_Cfer_1.0, whole genome shotgun sequence DNA contains the following:
- the ASB5 gene encoding ankyrin repeat and SOCS box protein 5 isoform X2, producing the protein MNLLNRKVHDQGSWADRSPLHEAASQGRLLALRTLLSQGYNVNAVTIDHVTPLHEACLGDHEACARTLLEAGANVNAITIDGVTPLFNACSQGSTSCTELLLEYGAKPQLESCLPSPTHEAASKGHHECLEILISWGVDVDQDIPHLGTPLYVASMSQQFHCVQKLLYAGADVQKGKYWDTPLHAAAQQPCTEVVNLLLEFGADINAKNTELLRPVDVATSSSLVERLLLQHEATPSPLCQLCRLCIRNCLGRSRLHLIPQLQLPTLLQNFLQYR; encoded by the exons GTTCCTGGGCAGATCGGTCACCACTCCATGAAGCAGCAAGTCAAGGTCGTCTTCTCGCTCTGAGAACATTATTATCACAG GGTTACAATGTAAATGCAGTCACCATAGACCACGTCACCCCGCTGCACGAAGCCTGCCTCGGCGATCACGAGGCCTGTGCCAGGACGCTTCTGGAGGCCGGAGCTAAC GTAAACGCGATCACCATAGATGGCGTGACTCCGTTATTCAACGCCTGCTCGCAAGGCAGCACGAGCTGCACGGAGCTGCTCTTGGAATACGGCGCCAAGCCGCAGCTGGagtcctgcctgccctcccccacgCACGAGGCCGCCAGCAAAG GTCACCACGAATGCCTAGAAATCCTGATCTCCTGGGGCGTAGATGTCGACCAAGACATTCCTCACTTGGGGACCCCTCTCTACGTGGCTTCTATGTCCCAGCAGTTCCACTGCGTCCAGAAGCTTCTCTACGCTG GCGCTGACgtacaaaaaggcaaatactggGATACCCCGCTACACGCCGCTGCTCAGCAGCCCTGTACGGAAGTTGTAAACTTGCTGCTAGAATTCGGAGCGGATATCAACGCCAAAAACACAGAGCTTCTGCGACCCGTCGACGTAGCGACCTCTAGCAGTCTGGTGGAAAGACTGTTGCTTCAACATGAAG ccacccccagccctctGTGCCAGCTCTGCCGACTCTGCATCAGAAACTGCCTAGGAAGGTCCAGGTTGCACCTTATCCCACAGCTCCAGCTGCCGACCTTGCTGCAGAATTTCCTACAGTATCGATAA
- the SPATA4 gene encoding spermatogenesis-associated protein 4 translates to MAAAGRGGRLSTLPAAAEPKSPSLSPRPAAPTGGRPRKCLVYPHPPRSSRLSPSVLRWLQGLDLSFFPRNISRDFSNGFLIAEIFTIHYPQDLKLSSFKNGTSLKVKLDNWAQLEKFLARKKLKLPKELIHGTIHCKAGVPEILVQEVYSLLTHREIQSIQDDLVNFTDYSYQRQLPLVPRSTASKSIKDNIRLSELISNPNKLSNELKVDFLFLLQMLQRQLSRRLNPKWFEVKPTVGERTLNHLPARATGCKYKSAISKERVAPVSSGGDALSAKNQSQQERVPVQAVPVCHHRSQFTSNFSIKRKPIRHMEKEPGRASV, encoded by the exons ATGGCTGCCGCCGGCCGGGGAGGACGCCTTTCGACACTGCCGGCAGCGGCCGAACCCAAGTCACCGTCGCTTTCGCCACGTCCAGCAGCTCCCACCGGAGGGAGGCCTAGGAAGTGTCTGGTCTACCCGCATCCCCCGAGGAGCTCCCGCCTGTCTCCGTCGGTGCTGCGCTGGCTCCAGGGCCTGGATCTCAGCTTCTTCCCCAGGAACATCAGCAG AGATTTTTCAAATGGCTTCCTGATAGCAGAAATATTCACTATCCATTACCCCCAGGACCTTAAATTGtcatcctttaaaaatggaaCTTCTTTAAAAGTCAAGTTGGATAACTGGGCACAGCTGGAAAAG TTCCTGGCAAGAAAAAAACTTAAGCTACCTAAAGAACTAATCCACGGAACAATTCACTGTAAAGCCGGAGTGCCTGAAATACTGGTACAAGAGGTGTACTCCTTGTTAACACATCGAGA aattcaAAGTATCCAGGATGACCTCGTGAATTTCACAGACTACAGTTACCAGAGGCAGTTGCCCCTGGTTCCTAGATCGACAGCTTCAAAGTCTATTAAAGATAACATTAGGTTATCAGAATTAATAAGCAATCCCAACAAGCTCAGCAATGAACTTAAAGTGGACTTCCTCTTCCTGTTACAAATGCTGCAAAGACAATTGAGCAGAAGACTGAATCCAA aatggTTTGAGGTCAAACCAACAGTGGGAGAACGTACTCTCAATCACCTTCCTGCCCGAGCTACTGGGTGCAAATATAAATCAGCAATTTCAAAGGAAAGAGTTGCTCCTGTTTcca GTGGTGGGGACGCATTGTCGGCTAAAAACCAGTCACAACAGGAGAGGGTCCCAGTCCAGGCTGTCCCTGTCTGCCACCACAGGAGCCAATTcacttccaatttctccataaaAAG GAAACCAATCAGACACATGGAAAAGGAACCTGGAAGAGCATCTGTCTAA